A region of Plantactinospora sp. BC1 DNA encodes the following proteins:
- a CDS encoding DUF397 domain-containing protein has protein sequence MNLTGAQWRKSTRSSPNGGNCIEVARNLPGIVAVRDSKDTTGPVLAFAPAAWRAFVTEVTQGS, from the coding sequence ATGAACCTGACCGGCGCCCAATGGCGCAAGAGCACGCGCAGCAGCCCCAACGGCGGGAACTGCATCGAGGTCGCCCGCAACCTGCCCGGCATCGTCGCCGTACGCGACAGCAAGGACACCACCGGCCCCGTACTCGCCTTCGCACCAGCCGCATGGCGGGCCTTCGTCACCGAGGTCACCCAGGGTTCTTAG
- a CDS encoding DUF397 domain-containing protein has translation MNLTAAEWRKSTRSSPNGGDCVEVARNLPGIVAVRDSKDTTGPVLAFAPAAWRTFVNEVTHRP, from the coding sequence ATGAACCTGACCGCAGCCGAGTGGCGCAAGAGCACGCGCAGCAGTCCCAACGGCGGAGACTGTGTCGAGGTCGCCCGCAACCTCCCCGGCATCGTCGCCGTACGCGACAGCAAGGACACCACCGGCCCCGTACTCGCCTTCGCACCAGCCGCATGGCGGACCTTCGTCAACGAGGTCACACACCGCCCGTAG
- a CDS encoding YciI family protein, protein MTRYLISFDDGAMDHIPAGEMPDVGKAAHAVMQEAVNAGVFVFGGGLERQPASIVATDGTVTNGPYPETKAVVGGFVVVDVAAHEEALTWAAKIAAACRCAQEVREIMPDPETDAMLRQADRR, encoded by the coding sequence ATGACCCGATACCTGATCTCGTTCGACGACGGCGCGATGGACCACATCCCCGCCGGGGAGATGCCCGACGTGGGCAAGGCCGCGCACGCGGTGATGCAGGAGGCCGTGAACGCCGGCGTGTTCGTGTTCGGCGGCGGACTGGAGCGGCAGCCGGCGAGCATCGTGGCCACGGACGGGACGGTCACCAACGGGCCTTACCCGGAGACCAAGGCGGTCGTCGGCGGGTTCGTGGTCGTCGACGTGGCCGCACACGAAGAGGCGCTGACCTGGGCTGCCAAGATCGCCGCCGCCTGCCGCTGTGCCCAAGAGGTCCGGGAGATCATGCCCGACCCCGAGACCGACGCGATGCTCCGCCAGGCTGACAGGCGATGA
- a CDS encoding Hsp70 family protein, with product MPYVLGIDIGSTATAAAVARLRGSNWDPPEPVRLGPAGHTVPSVLLMSTNRSITVADPDEYDGPVDSGWVARDFGNRIGDGVPLLVGGEACSAQALTAMLAMWVVERVVDQERERPEWIVLSHPAGWGDYRRHLLGEALWDVGLADVSLLPAPVLAAASHAAHGFSGRTLAVYTLGGQTYSTAVVDRAQPLGFDLRGGVADAEPPAGADFDEALVEHVRTSLAKELADPTDPLVRHALLGLRRECRRAKAELTVADTADVLVRLPDRQTRVPVSRTEFEDLIRPAVTLTVDELTRTVRSCGLAPHQLDGVLLAGGSARIPLVRELLAARFPVPVEVEADPQLTVAAGAAVAGCQLLDRQRGNRPPPRPPVMRPPRPGARRGEPPARRQRGRSGDGREPARYDEERPPLPPRPPIRITPLELPMRTLSGRVGSVRTT from the coding sequence ATGCCCTACGTCCTCGGAATCGATATCGGCAGCACCGCCACGGCTGCCGCTGTCGCCCGGCTCCGGGGCAGCAACTGGGATCCCCCCGAACCCGTCCGGCTCGGGCCGGCCGGGCACACCGTGCCGTCCGTCCTGCTGATGTCGACCAACCGGTCGATCACCGTCGCCGACCCCGACGAGTACGACGGTCCCGTCGACAGCGGCTGGGTCGCCCGCGACTTCGGCAACCGGATCGGCGACGGCGTACCGCTGCTGGTCGGCGGCGAGGCGTGCTCGGCGCAGGCGCTCACCGCCATGCTCGCGATGTGGGTGGTCGAGCGGGTCGTCGACCAGGAGCGCGAGCGTCCGGAGTGGATCGTGCTCAGCCACCCGGCCGGCTGGGGCGACTACCGACGACACCTGCTCGGCGAGGCGCTCTGGGACGTCGGTCTCGCCGACGTCTCCCTGCTGCCCGCACCGGTCCTCGCCGCCGCCAGCCACGCCGCACACGGCTTCTCCGGCCGTACCCTCGCCGTCTACACCCTCGGCGGGCAGACCTACTCCACCGCCGTCGTCGACCGGGCCCAGCCGCTCGGCTTCGACCTGCGCGGCGGGGTGGCCGACGCCGAACCGCCCGCCGGAGCCGACTTCGACGAGGCGCTGGTCGAGCACGTCCGCACCAGCCTCGCCAAGGAACTCGCCGACCCGACCGACCCGCTGGTCCGGCACGCCCTGCTCGGCCTGCGCCGGGAGTGCCGCCGGGCCAAGGCCGAACTGACCGTCGCCGACACCGCCGACGTGCTGGTCCGGCTCCCCGACCGGCAGACCCGGGTGCCGGTGAGCCGGACCGAGTTCGAAGACCTGATCCGGCCCGCCGTCACGCTGACCGTGGACGAGCTGACCCGCACGGTCCGGTCCTGCGGCCTGGCACCGCACCAGCTCGACGGGGTCCTGCTGGCCGGCGGCTCGGCCCGGATCCCGCTGGTGCGGGAACTGCTCGCGGCCCGGTTTCCGGTACCCGTCGAGGTCGAGGCCGACCCGCAGCTCACCGTCGCGGCCGGTGCGGCGGTGGCCGGCTGCCAGCTCCTGGACCGGCAGCGGGGCAACCGGCCGCCGCCGCGCCCGCCGGTGATGCGCCCGCCCCGACCCGGCGCCCGGCGCGGCGAACCACCGGCCCGCCGGCAACGCGGCCGCTCCGGCGACGGCCGCGAACCCGCCCGGTACGACGAGGAACGGCCCCCGCTGCCGCCCCGGCCACCGATCCGGATCACCCCGCTGGAACTGCCGATGCGAACACTGTCCGGACGGGTGGGCTCGGTGAGGACGACGTGA
- a CDS encoding helix-turn-helix transcriptional regulator has product MLRTDTETPLVLDEQTTAFLNRVDADPQAPLCTAVQAAGGHGKTAVLARLRRGYRQAGVPVLDSWRELAGAGDPDCVVLVDDAHLLDAAALAELRRLAETGRARLAVAFRPWPRPAGLTELAEVLHRGGPPVLPGPFTEARTAAYLGTTYGSTVPPGVARLVQEQTGGVPRFVEWLARALRPADRRPTRAERPPTGAERPTPTLEVPRSVLLQFAPELESLDIEVRRLLLAMAAGPALPTDLLGALLSRQPDELDELLAAARAAGLLGPDDRLAPIVRRAIAALSPASQRAAVWQRLAELQLQRGGRVLPLVRSMLDGGFGGSCPPGVAEAAGDEALGDDPALAARLFAVAGAAGRPVAARRAMAAALSADLDSALRLADRLIATPDSPDRADGAAVAATALVHRGHTDRAVELYRWSGTPSSLAFAALGAAGTGRVDQLDRILADPPADGPPTLLASAALLMARGLKETLSGPPTAALSTLVQASALLEPAGRSVLLPETPAALAALVALHCGELDIGERALDRAVAAGLGATLTARRHRLLQAWLLMVRGRATEAAAQLATVATGPVPLESRDLIFAAALELGTARRNSDLPALQRGWERAREAVVRHPVDLFTLLPLGEFAIAAARLGELDRLAPYLGEARDLLARLGNPALWTTPLHWSCLHAAILADRPAVADEHVAALAAATGHTRYASVVAAAGQSWVEVLRGVVDPVRVEAAARGLHGIGLCWDGARLAGQAAIRTSDRKAMTTLLDCARMLQGRPAGAKGGTRPTGTGAAQVADAIAVPVENRLSEREREVAELVLSGLTYKQIGDRLFISAKTVEHHVARMRQRLNCANRGELLARLRTIVEERSGGRPAGSPWPQRTAR; this is encoded by the coding sequence ATGCTGCGCACCGACACCGAAACCCCACTCGTACTCGACGAGCAGACCACCGCCTTCCTCAACCGGGTCGACGCCGACCCGCAGGCCCCGCTCTGCACCGCCGTACAGGCGGCCGGCGGGCACGGCAAGACGGCCGTACTCGCCCGGCTGCGTCGCGGTTACCGGCAGGCCGGCGTACCCGTGCTGGACTCCTGGCGGGAGCTGGCCGGTGCCGGCGACCCCGACTGCGTCGTACTCGTCGACGACGCCCACCTGCTCGACGCCGCCGCCCTGGCCGAGCTGCGCCGGCTGGCCGAGACCGGCCGGGCCCGGCTGGCGGTCGCGTTCCGGCCCTGGCCCCGCCCCGCCGGCCTGACCGAGCTGGCCGAGGTACTGCACCGGGGCGGTCCGCCGGTGCTGCCCGGCCCGTTCACCGAGGCGCGCACCGCGGCCTACCTCGGCACCACGTACGGGTCGACGGTGCCGCCGGGGGTCGCCCGGCTGGTGCAGGAGCAGACCGGTGGCGTACCCCGGTTCGTCGAGTGGCTGGCCCGGGCGCTGCGCCCGGCCGACCGCCGGCCCACCCGCGCGGAGCGGCCGCCCACCGGTGCCGAGCGCCCGACGCCGACCCTGGAGGTGCCCCGCTCGGTGCTGCTCCAGTTCGCGCCCGAGCTGGAGAGCCTCGACATCGAGGTACGCCGGCTGCTGCTCGCGATGGCGGCCGGCCCGGCACTCCCCACCGACCTGCTCGGCGCGCTGCTCTCCCGGCAGCCCGACGAGCTGGACGAGTTGCTGGCGGCGGCCCGCGCCGCCGGGCTGCTCGGGCCGGACGACCGGCTCGCCCCGATCGTCCGGCGCGCCATCGCCGCGCTCAGCCCGGCGAGCCAGCGGGCGGCGGTCTGGCAGCGCCTGGCCGAGTTGCAGCTACAGCGCGGCGGGCGGGTGCTCCCGCTGGTCCGGTCGATGCTCGACGGCGGTTTCGGCGGCAGTTGCCCGCCCGGCGTCGCGGAGGCCGCCGGTGACGAGGCGCTCGGCGACGACCCGGCGCTGGCGGCCCGGCTCTTCGCGGTCGCCGGAGCCGCCGGGCGGCCCGTCGCGGCCCGCCGGGCGATGGCGGCGGCGCTCTCCGCCGACCTCGACTCCGCGCTGCGGCTCGCCGACCGGCTGATCGCCACCCCGGACTCGCCGGACCGGGCCGACGGGGCGGCGGTCGCCGCGACCGCGCTGGTGCACCGGGGGCACACCGACCGCGCGGTCGAGCTGTACCGCTGGTCCGGCACCCCGTCGTCGCTGGCGTTCGCGGCTCTCGGCGCGGCCGGCACCGGCCGGGTCGACCAGCTCGACCGGATCCTCGCCGATCCGCCCGCCGACGGTCCGCCGACGCTGCTCGCCAGCGCGGCACTGCTGATGGCCCGGGGGTTGAAGGAGACCCTCTCCGGCCCGCCGACCGCCGCGCTCTCCACCCTGGTGCAGGCGTCCGCGCTGCTCGAACCGGCCGGCCGGTCGGTCCTGCTGCCGGAGACCCCGGCGGCGCTGGCCGCCCTGGTGGCGCTGCACTGCGGTGAGCTGGACATCGGCGAGCGCGCCCTGGACCGGGCCGTCGCCGCCGGGCTCGGCGCGACGTTGACCGCCCGCCGGCACCGGCTGCTCCAGGCCTGGCTGCTGATGGTCCGGGGCCGAGCCACCGAGGCCGCCGCGCAGTTGGCGACGGTCGCCACCGGCCCGGTACCGCTGGAGTCCCGCGACCTGATCTTCGCCGCCGCGCTGGAACTCGGCACCGCCCGCCGCAACAGCGACCTGCCGGCCCTGCAACGCGGCTGGGAACGCGCCCGGGAGGCGGTGGTACGCCACCCGGTGGACCTGTTCACCCTGCTGCCTCTCGGCGAGTTCGCCATCGCCGCCGCCCGGCTCGGCGAACTCGACCGGCTCGCCCCCTATCTCGGCGAGGCCCGGGACCTGCTCGCCCGGCTCGGCAACCCAGCACTGTGGACGACTCCGCTGCACTGGAGCTGCCTGCACGCCGCGATCCTGGCCGACCGGCCGGCGGTGGCGGACGAGCACGTCGCCGCGCTGGCCGCCGCCACCGGCCACACCCGGTACGCCTCCGTGGTGGCCGCCGCCGGGCAGAGCTGGGTCGAGGTGCTGCGCGGCGTCGTCGACCCGGTCCGGGTGGAGGCCGCCGCCCGGGGCCTGCACGGCATCGGCCTCTGCTGGGACGGCGCCCGGCTCGCCGGTCAGGCCGCCATCCGCACCTCCGACCGGAAGGCGATGACCACCCTGCTGGACTGTGCGCGGATGCTCCAGGGCCGACCGGCCGGGGCGAAGGGCGGGACCCGGCCCACGGGTACCGGAGCCGCCCAGGTGGCGGACGCGATCGCCGTACCGGTGGAGAACCGGCTCAGCGAGCGCGAGCGGGAGGTCGCCGAGCTGGTACTCAGCGGCCTGACGTACAAGCAGATCGGCGACCGTTTGTTCATCTCGGCGAAGACCGTCGAACATCACGTGGCCCGGATGCGTCAGCGGCTGAACTGCGCCAACCGTGGCGAGCTGCTGGCCAGGCTGCGCACCATCGTCGAGGAGCGCTCCGGCGGTCGACCGGCCGGCTCGCCCTGGCCACAGCGGACGGCACGGTGA
- a CDS encoding DUF397 domain-containing protein, with translation MNLTSAQWRKSTRSSTNGGNCVEVARNLPGIVAVRDSKDTTGPVLAFAPTAWRTFVNEIAHRP, from the coding sequence ATGAACCTGACTAGCGCCCAATGGCGCAAGAGCACGCGCAGCAGCACTAACGGCGGGAACTGCGTCGAGGTCGCCCGCAACCTCCCCGGCATCGTCGCCGTACGCGACAGCAAGGACACCACCGGCCCCGTACTCGCCTTCGCACCGACCGCATGGCGGACCTTCGTCAACGAGATCGCACACCGCCCGTAG
- a CDS encoding IniB N-terminal domain-containing protein, whose product MGSPQTLHDFVLNLLTNPDARSAFEIDPEGTLRDAGLADISVADVQDVVPLVVDYAPVQGLTSLAPVGEDVGLGQFQLDPGGVIGQLQSVATQLGVSTHSSGSDVSAATLGAISVAPGALGGVLPGLGTDQLSDPLGLVDPLVPTGEDVADTLDSEVVEPVLTDTTGVVGTPEGLPGNAVDGGQIGLVDFAGDTVRGTLDDVTGLVDSLGVTGTVGGVTDTVGGVTDTVTGVGDALDLEPLGSTGTPVLDDTTSTVSDLTGSLGNTLSDTTSGVIGDSGTAGEVDASTSGGLLGITDDLL is encoded by the coding sequence ATGGGCTCGCCCCAGACACTGCACGACTTCGTGCTGAACCTGCTGACCAACCCGGACGCCCGGTCGGCCTTCGAGATCGACCCGGAGGGGACGCTGCGCGACGCCGGACTGGCGGACATCAGCGTCGCGGACGTCCAGGACGTGGTGCCGCTGGTGGTGGACTACGCGCCGGTGCAGGGCCTCACCTCGTTGGCGCCGGTCGGCGAGGACGTGGGCCTCGGTCAGTTCCAGCTCGACCCGGGCGGTGTCATCGGCCAACTCCAGAGCGTGGCCACGCAGCTCGGTGTCTCCACGCACTCGTCGGGTTCGGACGTCAGCGCGGCGACGCTGGGTGCGATCAGCGTCGCGCCGGGTGCGCTCGGCGGTGTCCTGCCGGGGCTCGGCACCGACCAGCTCTCCGACCCGCTGGGTCTGGTCGACCCGCTGGTGCCGACCGGTGAGGACGTCGCCGACACCCTCGACTCCGAGGTGGTGGAGCCGGTGCTCACCGACACCACCGGCGTGGTCGGCACCCCCGAGGGCCTGCCCGGAAACGCCGTGGACGGCGGCCAGATCGGCCTGGTCGACTTCGCCGGTGACACCGTGCGGGGCACGCTGGACGACGTCACCGGGCTCGTCGACTCGCTCGGCGTCACCGGCACGGTTGGCGGGGTGACGGACACCGTCGGCGGCGTGACCGACACCGTCACCGGGGTCGGCGACGCACTCGACCTCGAACCACTCGGCTCCACCGGCACGCCGGTGCTCGACGACACCACCTCGACGGTGTCCGACCTGACCGGCAGCCTCGGCAACACGCTCAGTGACACCACCTCCGGTGTCATTGGTGACAGCGGCACCGCCGGAGAAGTAGACGCCTCCACCTCCGGCGGCCTCCTGGGAATCACGGACGACCTTCTCTGA
- a CDS encoding DUF397 domain-containing protein, translating into MNLTGPEWRKSTRSSTNGGDCVEVARNLPGIVAVRDSKDTTGPVLAFAPTAWRAFVTEVTHRP; encoded by the coding sequence ATGAACCTGACCGGCCCCGAGTGGCGGAAAAGCACGCGCAGCAGCACTAACGGCGGAGACTGCGTCGAGGTCGCCCGCAACCTCCCCGGCATCGTCGCCGTACGCGACAGCAAGGACACCACCGGCCCCGTACTCGCCTTCGCACCGACCGCATGGCGGGCCTTCGTCACCGAGGTCACACACCGTCCGTAG
- a CDS encoding flavin reductase codes for MRRRYPTGRHLPAPAYRCRTCADPWPCAPARLALLIGFRGDRVGLLMYLAAHLVRALEALPDTHPALVTGQILYWVPRRR; via the coding sequence ATGCGGCGGCGGTACCCGACCGGCCGGCACCTGCCGGCGCCGGCGTACCGCTGCCGGACCTGTGCCGACCCGTGGCCGTGTGCGCCGGCCCGGTTGGCGCTGCTGATCGGTTTCCGGGGTGACCGGGTGGGACTGCTGATGTACCTGGCCGCGCACCTCGTCCGGGCGCTGGAAGCGCTGCCCGACACGCATCCGGCGCTGGTCACCGGCCAGATCCTCTACTGGGTCCCGCGCCGTCGCTGA
- a CDS encoding helix-turn-helix transcriptional regulator: MIEVPEPLAAFIVVEIRQGRQAAKMTQEAFGRLANFSASHVSAVENRTRALTMDSIAGADRALKTGGVYERLVAKLGAPTWLREWIDHEREAVALRSFENAVLPGLFQTKAYAHALLSGALFTAEQVQQKVTERLDRQSILNRDDPPQVIAIIDESVLRRVIGGREVMREQLAHLLKLGTTPLVQIQVVPANVGSYPGLGGPFVVATLPTNADVGYLDNQLHGQVVERAADVLQLRRAWDAIRGGALAVPQSTELITEVMEQL; the protein is encoded by the coding sequence ATGATCGAAGTACCGGAACCACTGGCCGCCTTCATCGTTGTCGAGATCCGCCAGGGCAGGCAGGCGGCCAAGATGACCCAGGAGGCGTTCGGCCGGTTGGCGAACTTCTCCGCATCCCACGTCAGTGCCGTCGAGAACCGGACCCGCGCCCTGACGATGGACTCGATCGCCGGTGCCGACCGTGCCCTGAAGACCGGCGGGGTCTACGAACGCCTCGTCGCCAAACTCGGCGCGCCGACCTGGCTGCGCGAGTGGATCGACCACGAGCGCGAAGCAGTCGCCCTGCGCTCCTTCGAAAACGCCGTGCTACCCGGCCTGTTCCAAACCAAGGCGTACGCACACGCGCTGCTCAGCGGCGCGTTGTTCACCGCCGAACAGGTGCAGCAGAAGGTTACTGAGCGACTCGACCGGCAATCCATCCTCAACCGCGACGATCCACCCCAGGTCATTGCGATCATCGACGAGTCTGTGCTCCGCCGGGTCATCGGCGGACGCGAGGTGATGCGCGAGCAGTTGGCCCACCTACTCAAGCTGGGGACTACTCCCCTGGTGCAGATCCAGGTAGTACCTGCCAACGTCGGGTCGTACCCTGGACTCGGTGGGCCGTTCGTGGTGGCGACCCTCCCGACCAACGCCGACGTGGGCTACCTGGACAACCAGTTGCACGGGCAGGTGGTCGAGCGGGCCGCCGACGTGTTGCAGTTACGCCGCGCCTGGGATGCGATCCGAGGCGGTGCACTAGCGGTCCCGCAGTCGACCGAGTTGATCACGGAAGTGATGGAACAGCTATGA
- a CDS encoding GTPase, whose product MAPSWLDVLDEIVRVSGAHGRGDLISWLRRRRAQLLDPRLRVLIVGEPKQGKSQLVNALLNASVCPVGDGISTTIPTVVGHAEAPTAALVWSPPQAPEQLGRPVDGSDPQHPAGRRRDAPPGPPERTGPAGQPLPGARPGTAVPGPAQRIAVPIEQIVARISGRSGGIGDVPAGSADGGGRTVGGGGTLRRRPGGGLEHAEIGIPRALLASGLVLVDTPGVDGTDPGRAISPAATPNQADLVLLVSDVTRELSVAELNLLLHIAQSHANLAVVQSKIDLVPHWRTVVERNRQHLADAGVPAALIPVSATLRLQAARSNDKQLNAESHFPELLNRIKRDQAGKADALARAAVAHSARTVLEQLAAPLRAELAVAKEIDVERSGPITKLHAAQREVDELRRCSVRWQNTLNDEMADLISDVEYDLRDRTRQILRKVDEAFDKADPLTGWDTFQEWLTENLTDAAEANYAWLAERCGWIANRVASQFDRYGFDALPSWSVRVPENLSDRIQIMEQPTVEKFTRTQKLVTGLRGSYGGVLMFGLATTLAGMPLINPISLGAGALFGGKSVRDEGKSLLKRRQAAVKTATQRHVDDFFLRLSKDCKDTARQVQRMLRDHFTALTEELQEGIVRSFRTAKQAAEADAAERDQRQRRIALEMKRLADLYEKAQALAGAQSLGAARTNLESGSVSPNGGGLG is encoded by the coding sequence ATGGCGCCCAGTTGGCTTGACGTACTCGACGAGATCGTGCGGGTTTCCGGCGCGCACGGTCGGGGCGACCTGATCTCCTGGCTTCGGCGTCGACGAGCCCAGTTGCTGGACCCGAGGCTGCGGGTGCTGATCGTGGGCGAACCCAAGCAGGGCAAGAGCCAGCTCGTCAACGCCCTGCTCAACGCCTCGGTCTGCCCGGTCGGAGACGGGATCAGCACCACCATCCCGACCGTGGTCGGGCACGCCGAGGCGCCGACCGCCGCGCTGGTCTGGAGCCCCCCGCAGGCACCGGAGCAGCTGGGGCGGCCGGTGGACGGCTCCGATCCGCAGCACCCCGCCGGCCGGCGACGAGACGCCCCACCGGGGCCACCGGAGCGGACCGGTCCGGCCGGCCAGCCCCTGCCGGGTGCGCGCCCCGGCACGGCGGTGCCCGGCCCGGCGCAGCGGATCGCCGTACCGATCGAGCAGATCGTGGCGCGGATCAGCGGCCGCAGCGGCGGGATCGGCGACGTACCGGCCGGCTCGGCGGACGGCGGTGGGCGTACTGTCGGCGGCGGCGGGACGCTGCGGCGACGCCCGGGCGGTGGGCTGGAGCACGCCGAGATCGGCATTCCCCGGGCGCTGCTCGCCTCCGGGCTCGTCCTCGTCGACACGCCGGGGGTGGACGGCACGGACCCGGGTCGGGCGATCAGTCCGGCCGCCACCCCGAACCAGGCCGACCTGGTGCTGCTGGTCTCGGACGTGACCCGGGAACTCTCGGTCGCCGAGCTGAACCTGCTGCTGCACATCGCGCAGTCGCACGCCAACCTGGCCGTGGTGCAGAGCAAGATCGACCTGGTGCCGCACTGGCGTACGGTGGTCGAGCGCAACCGGCAGCACCTGGCCGACGCGGGCGTACCGGCGGCGCTGATCCCGGTCTCCGCGACGCTGCGCCTACAGGCGGCCCGGAGCAACGACAAGCAGCTCAACGCCGAGTCCCACTTCCCGGAACTGCTCAACCGGATCAAGCGCGACCAGGCCGGCAAGGCCGACGCGCTGGCCCGGGCGGCGGTGGCGCACAGCGCCCGGACCGTACTCGAACAGCTCGCGGCGCCGCTCCGCGCCGAACTCGCGGTCGCGAAGGAAATCGACGTCGAGCGGTCCGGCCCGATCACGAAGCTGCACGCGGCCCAGCGCGAGGTGGACGAGTTGCGCCGCTGCTCGGTGCGCTGGCAGAACACCCTGAACGACGAGATGGCGGACCTGATCTCCGACGTCGAGTACGACCTGCGCGACCGTACCCGGCAGATCCTGCGCAAGGTGGACGAGGCGTTCGACAAGGCCGACCCGCTGACCGGCTGGGACACCTTCCAGGAGTGGCTGACCGAGAACCTCACCGACGCGGCGGAGGCGAACTACGCCTGGCTGGCCGAGCGCTGCGGCTGGATCGCCAACCGGGTCGCCAGCCAGTTCGACCGGTACGGCTTCGACGCACTGCCGAGCTGGTCGGTACGGGTACCGGAGAACCTCAGCGACCGGATCCAGATCATGGAGCAGCCGACGGTGGAGAAGTTCACCCGGACCCAGAAGCTCGTCACCGGCCTGCGCGGCTCGTACGGCGGTGTGTTGATGTTCGGCCTGGCCACCACGCTGGCCGGGATGCCGCTGATCAACCCGATCTCGCTCGGCGCCGGCGCGCTCTTCGGCGGCAAGAGCGTCCGCGACGAGGGAAAGTCGCTGCTCAAACGCCGGCAGGCGGCGGTCAAGACGGCGACCCAGCGGCACGTCGACGACTTCTTCCTCCGGCTGAGCAAGGACTGCAAGGACACCGCCCGACAGGTGCAGCGGATGCTCCGGGACCACTTCACCGCGCTGACCGAGGAGTTGCAGGAGGGCATCGTGCGGTCGTTCCGGACCGCGAAGCAGGCGGCCGAGGCCGACGCGGCCGAGCGTGACCAGCGGCAGCGCCGGATCGCGCTGGAGATGAAACGCCTCGCCGACCTCTACGAGAAGGCGCAGGCGCTGGCCGGCGCGCAGTCCCTCGGCGCCGCGCGCACCAACCTGGAGTCCGGGTCCGTCAGCCCGAACGGGGGTGGGCTCGGGTGA